One genomic window of Salvia miltiorrhiza cultivar Shanhuang (shh) chromosome 4, IMPLAD_Smil_shh, whole genome shotgun sequence includes the following:
- the LOC131023617 gene encoding phospholipase A(1) DAD1, chloroplastic-like, with product MFSAASSQRATTLRRPERSNTVAITGLNKVTKSWELARAANAAGIRDKWMEFQGIKNWEGLLDPLDDDLRDEILRYGEFVEAAYRCFDFDATSSTYATCMHPEASILTQCDSVTNKKGYKVTRNLYATCGVQLPDWTGRLPAWVSTQSSWIGYVAVCDDADEIARLGRRDVVIAYRGTATCMEWLENLRATLACLPDDMAPDGCESMVQAGFLSLYTSPPPHGGGGDGGGLSLQRSVREEIGKILGEYGGERLSVTVTGHSLGAALATLTAHDINATFEHAPLVTVVSFGGPRVGNRSFRSQLEKSGTKVLRIVNSDDPITKVPGFVVDENGAKMSKNGGGRRLPGWLQKHVEDTQWAYAEIGKELRLSSKGCPHLSNRGVATCHDLKTYLHLVDNFVSSNCPLRATVLNLRS from the coding sequence ATGTTCTCGGCAGCTTCTAGCCAACGCGCCACCACACTGCGGCGGCCGGAGAGAAGTAACACGGTCGCCATCACCGGTTTAAACAAGGTAACAAAATCATGGGAACTAGCACGCGCGGCCAACGCCGCCGGGATCCGCGACAAGTGGATGGAGTTTCAAGGAATCAAGAATTGGGAGGGGCTGCTCGACCCCCTCGACGACGACCTCCGCGACGAGATCCTCAGGTACGGCGAGTTCGTCGAAGCAGCCTACCGCTGCTTCGACTTCGACGCCACATCATCCACGTACGCCACGTGCATGCACCCCGAAGCCTCGATATTGACCCAATGCGACAGCGTCACTAACAAAAAGGGGTACAAAGTGACACGTAACCTGTACGCCACGTGCGGGGTCCAGCTGCCTGACTGGACAGGCAGGCTGCCGGCCTGGGTGTCCACTCAGTCCAGCTGGATCGGGTACGTGGCGGTGTGCGACGACGCGGACGAGATCGCCCGCCTCGGCCGGCGCGACGTGGTCATCGCGTACCGGGGCACCGCCACGTGCATGGAGTGGCTCGAGAACCTCCGCGCCACGCTGGCGTGCCTGCCCGACGACATGGCGCCCGACGGGTGCGAGTCGATGGTCCAGGCCGGTTTCCTCAGCCTTTacacgtcgccgccgccgcacggcggcggcggcgacggagGAGGTCTCAGCCTGCAACGGTCGGTGCGGGAGGAGATCGGCAAAATCCTCGGGGAATACGGCGGGGAGCGGCTGAGCGTAACGGTGACGGGGCACAGCCTCGGGGCGGCGCTGGCGACGCTGACGGCGCACGACATAAACGCGACGTTCGAGCACGCGCCGCTGGTGACGGTGGTGTCGTTCGGGGGGCCGAGGGTCGGCAACCGGAGCTTCCGGAGCCAGCTGGAGAAGAGCGGCACGAAGGTGCTGAGAATCGTGAACTCCGACGATCCGATAACTAAAGTGCCGGGATTCGTGGTGGACGAGAACGGCGCGAAAATGTCGAAAaacggcggcggtcggcggctGCCCGGGTGGCTGCAGAAACACGTAGAGGACACGCAGTGGGCGTATGCAGAGATCGGGAAGGAGCTGAGGCTGAGTAGCAAGGGCTGCCCGCATCTAAGCAACAGAGGAGTTGCCACGTGTCACGATCTCAAGACGTATCTGCACTTGGTGGATAATTTTGTTAGCTCGAATTGCCCCCTTAGAGCAACTGTGCTCAACTTAAGGAGTTAA